One window from the genome of Salisaeta longa DSM 21114 encodes:
- the idi gene encoding isopentenyl-diphosphate Delta-isomerase, with protein sequence MTDDHVVLVNARDEAVGTAPKLEAHRSPQLHRAFSIFVFDADGRLLLQQRHPDKYHSGGLWSNTCCSHPRPGERLDDAVHRRLDEEMGFQCALDRAFGFVYQAQVGPAVYEHEYDHVFVGTATPAVQPNAEEVADWQWITPEALLADVDARPAAYTVWFRTILEQTLQHYATSRRMAA encoded by the coding sequence ATGACCGACGACCACGTAGTGCTGGTGAATGCGCGCGACGAAGCCGTGGGCACCGCGCCCAAGCTAGAGGCGCACCGCTCACCACAGCTGCACCGCGCCTTTTCGATTTTCGTGTTTGACGCCGACGGCCGGCTGCTGCTGCAACAGCGCCATCCGGACAAGTACCATTCGGGCGGCCTGTGGTCGAACACGTGCTGCAGCCACCCGCGGCCGGGCGAGCGATTGGACGATGCGGTGCACCGGCGGCTCGATGAGGAAATGGGCTTTCAGTGTGCGCTCGACCGGGCCTTTGGCTTTGTGTATCAGGCGCAGGTGGGGCCTGCGGTGTACGAGCACGAGTACGACCACGTGTTTGTGGGCACGGCCACCCCGGCGGTGCAGCCCAACGCGGAGGAAGTGGCCGACTGGCAGTGGATCACGCCCGAGGCCCTGTTGGCGGATGTGGACGCGCGTCCGGCGGCGTATACGGTGTGGTTTCGCACGATTCTAGAGCAGACGTTGCAGCACTACGCAACATCCCGGCGGATGGCGGCGTAG
- a CDS encoding alpha/beta hydrolase yields MKDTSHAPAEPYAPTDRGTHITRDGLRLFTQQWVPPAPRASVVFVHGYAEHSSRYDDLARYLNAEGYAVYTYDHRGFGRSGGPRALMHSAEPWLDDLQEILQRPVLQQAPGPLFLMGHSMGGALVLAYALRETPALDGLVLSSPAIAVPAPGGAIGQTVAQWVGRWLPRLPTVGKLHDALSHDPAVRERVARDPLCYQGRVPAATGATLLRLGQRLQATMHALTLPFYAFHGTADIITKPAGTQRLYDTAASTDKTLKLYEGLYHETLHEYAKDAVRADLLNWLNDRVGD; encoded by the coding sequence ATGAAGGACACATCGCACGCGCCCGCTGAGCCTTACGCCCCCACCGACCGCGGCACACACATCACCCGCGACGGGCTGCGCCTCTTCACGCAGCAATGGGTGCCCCCGGCGCCGCGGGCTAGCGTCGTGTTTGTGCACGGGTACGCCGAGCACAGCAGCCGCTACGACGATCTTGCACGCTACCTTAACGCAGAGGGCTACGCCGTCTACACGTACGACCACCGCGGGTTTGGGCGCTCGGGCGGCCCGCGGGCGCTCATGCACAGCGCCGAGCCGTGGCTCGACGATCTCCAGGAAATTCTGCAACGTCCGGTGCTGCAGCAGGCACCGGGGCCGCTCTTTTTGATGGGCCACAGCATGGGCGGCGCCCTGGTGTTGGCGTACGCGCTCCGCGAGACACCCGCCCTCGACGGGCTCGTGCTGAGCAGTCCGGCCATTGCCGTGCCGGCGCCCGGCGGCGCCATTGGGCAGACGGTGGCGCAGTGGGTGGGGCGGTGGCTGCCGCGTTTGCCTACGGTGGGCAAGCTGCACGATGCGCTCTCGCACGATCCGGCCGTCCGCGAACGCGTGGCCCGCGATCCGCTGTGCTACCAGGGCCGCGTACCGGCCGCTACGGGGGCGACGTTGCTTCGATTGGGCCAGCGGCTGCAAGCCACCATGCATGCGCTCACGCTGCCCTTCTACGCCTTTCACGGCACCGCGGACATCATCACGAAGCCCGCGGGCACGCAGCGCCTTTACGATACCGCGGCAAGCACCGACAAGACGTTAAAGCTGTACGAGGGGCTCTACCACGAGACGCTGCACGAGTACGCCAAAGACGCCGTGCGCGCCGATCTGCTGAACTGGCTCAACGACCGCGTGGGCGATTAG
- a CDS encoding FxsA family protein has protein sequence MLARLLFLFLTVPAVELALLLQIGQRIGFWPTVGIIVVTGVVGSYLAKREGLAAWKRLNDKLGRGGLPGRELMDGVIILMAGALLLTPGVLTDVVGLLGLLPPSRALIRRYVLKRIERKMQHSTGTASIQWGFFGGPGGGNASSTDAPSAWDDLDWEPVEEADWEETSSSETKRAPSLPPDDTAR, from the coding sequence ATGCTTGCACGCCTGCTCTTTTTATTTCTCACGGTCCCCGCCGTTGAACTTGCGCTGCTCCTCCAAATTGGACAACGCATCGGCTTTTGGCCCACGGTGGGCATCATCGTTGTCACCGGCGTGGTGGGCAGCTACCTGGCCAAACGCGAGGGCCTTGCCGCCTGGAAGCGCCTGAACGACAAGCTGGGCCGCGGCGGCTTGCCGGGGCGCGAGCTCATGGACGGCGTGATCATCCTGATGGCTGGCGCGCTGTTGCTCACGCCCGGCGTGCTCACCGACGTGGTGGGGCTGCTAGGCCTGCTCCCCCCGTCGCGCGCGCTCATCCGGCGCTACGTCTTAAAACGCATCGAGCGCAAGATGCAGCACAGCACAGGCACCGCGTCGATCCAGTGGGGATTCTTCGGCGGACCCGGCGGGGGAAACGCCTCCTCTACCGATGCGCCCTCGGCATGGGACGACCTCGACTGGGAACCGGTGGAAGAAGCCGACTGGGAGGAAACGAGCTCCTCAGAAACGAAGCGCGCGCCGTCGCTGCCGCCCGATGATACGGCCCGGTAG
- a CDS encoding zf-HC2 domain-containing protein produces the protein MDARVEAYVDDELSDAERARFEAIAAHDSTWRREIQQARQIRSALHHTDLPSCPPAVTEAVLERTVRRHEAPAPMVWWRKTLQRLTHATRALVAARRQPVVDYAVGLALVAVAAFFIFNPITPASTSQTTQSSNTWSWILPGAPSGDAPAAAVQANTQAQQAVRLVMERTTAASGDSLSRLLREASTHPAPPSDTTHP, from the coding sequence ATGGACGCACGCGTAGAAGCGTACGTCGACGACGAGCTCTCCGATGCGGAGCGTGCCCGGTTTGAGGCCATTGCGGCCCACGACAGCACCTGGCGCCGCGAGATTCAGCAGGCACGTCAGATCCGCTCGGCCCTGCACCATACCGACCTACCGTCGTGCCCGCCCGCGGTGACGGAGGCCGTGCTGGAACGCACCGTGCGCCGCCACGAGGCCCCTGCGCCGATGGTGTGGTGGCGCAAGACGCTACAGCGGCTCACCCACGCGACGCGCGCGCTGGTTGCGGCCCGCCGGCAGCCCGTTGTGGATTATGCCGTTGGCCTTGCGCTGGTTGCTGTGGCGGCCTTCTTCATCTTCAACCCGATCACGCCGGCGTCTACGTCGCAAACGACGCAGTCGTCGAACACGTGGTCCTGGATTCTGCCGGGCGCTCCGTCCGGCGATGCACCCGCGGCGGCCGTACAGGCGAACACCCAGGCGCAACAGGCGGTGCGTCTCGTTATGGAGCGCACCACCGCGGCCTCTGGCGATTCGTTGTCGCGCCTGCTCCGCGAGGCCTCCACTCACCCTGCGCCGCCGTCCGACACCACCCACCCCTAA
- a CDS encoding RNA polymerase sigma factor → MMHDHASSGTYSERTVDAFEQQVHQYRDRVYGFACYFLKDKVAAQDITQDVFIRFWEHHDDIDTDRALGWLMRVTRNACIDLHRKRKTRRNAVTVNSENVGRAESPAPSPQADAEAVDFQQHLDAALDRIDEPYRSVVAMREIQRLKYKEIAEALDMPINTVKVYIHRGRKKLRHQLSEVLDHETA, encoded by the coding sequence ATGATGCACGACCACGCCAGCAGCGGCACATATTCCGAACGAACGGTGGATGCTTTCGAACAACAGGTGCACCAGTACCGGGACCGCGTGTACGGCTTTGCCTGCTACTTCTTAAAAGACAAGGTGGCGGCGCAAGACATCACCCAGGACGTGTTTATCCGGTTTTGGGAGCACCACGACGACATAGATACAGATCGCGCGCTGGGATGGCTGATGCGCGTTACGCGCAATGCCTGCATCGACCTGCATCGCAAGCGCAAAACGCGCCGCAACGCGGTAACGGTAAACTCGGAAAACGTGGGCCGCGCCGAAAGTCCGGCGCCCTCGCCCCAGGCCGATGCCGAAGCCGTAGACTTTCAGCAGCACCTCGATGCGGCCCTCGACCGCATCGACGAGCCGTACCGAAGCGTGGTTGCCATGCGCGAAATTCAACGGCTAAAATATAAGGAGATTGCAGAAGCGCTCGATATGCCCATCAACACGGTAAAGGTGTATATCCACCGCGGACGCAAAAAACTTCGCCACCAGCTTTCAGAGGTACTTGATCATGAAACGGCCTGA
- a CDS encoding HD domain-containing protein, protein MPAEQHFKIFSDPVHGFISVPKNVLMDLIQTPEVQRLRRIRQLGVGHLVFPGAEHTRFNHALGAMALMQDALSSLTEKGTDISPQEHTAALAAALLHDVGHGAFSHTLEHTLIKDFHHEAMSRALLADLRDRFNGPLGDALRMFDDTYPRPFFHELVASQLDMDRLDYLRRDAFYTGVSEGEVGVQRIIKTLRVHNEALGVEAKGIYAVENFLLSRRLMYWQVYLHKTVLAGDMLLYAILDRAREHLQGERPCDAALHDGSPALRFFLSQHVAAAALSDPDVRAQYCRIDDTDVLYSLKQWMNSDDRVLADLCRRFINRDFLRVTFLERPPTDAELSTWRQAVARWLVATERAPASTAGHDATFYVRTGHSDHTSYAATSRDGIRIIERDGTVRELSETTDTPMVASFTDPVVKPYVCAPKSVALDLPSAA, encoded by the coding sequence GTGCCCGCCGAACAGCACTTTAAAATTTTCTCGGACCCGGTGCACGGGTTCATCTCGGTCCCCAAAAATGTCCTCATGGACCTGATCCAGACGCCCGAGGTGCAGCGGCTGCGGCGCATCCGGCAACTTGGCGTGGGGCACTTGGTCTTTCCCGGGGCCGAGCATACCCGCTTCAACCACGCCCTGGGCGCCATGGCGCTCATGCAAGATGCCCTGAGCAGCCTGACAGAAAAGGGCACGGACATCTCGCCCCAGGAGCACACCGCCGCACTGGCGGCTGCCTTGCTGCACGACGTGGGGCACGGCGCGTTCTCGCACACCCTTGAGCACACGCTCATCAAAGATTTCCACCACGAGGCCATGAGCCGGGCGCTGCTGGCCGACCTGCGCGACCGCTTTAACGGGCCGCTCGGCGATGCGCTACGGATGTTTGACGACACCTACCCGCGCCCCTTCTTCCACGAGCTTGTCGCCAGCCAGCTCGACATGGACCGCCTCGACTACCTCCGCCGCGATGCGTTTTACACGGGCGTCTCGGAGGGCGAGGTGGGCGTGCAGCGCATCATCAAAACGCTGCGCGTGCACAACGAAGCCCTGGGCGTTGAAGCGAAAGGGATTTACGCCGTCGAAAACTTTTTGCTGTCGCGCCGGCTGATGTACTGGCAGGTGTACCTCCACAAGACCGTGCTGGCTGGCGACATGCTGCTGTATGCGATTTTAGATCGCGCCCGCGAGCACCTGCAGGGCGAGCGCCCCTGCGATGCCGCACTGCACGACGGATCGCCCGCCCTGCGCTTCTTCCTCTCGCAACACGTCGCCGCCGCGGCCCTGTCCGACCCCGACGTGCGCGCCCAGTACTGCCGCATCGACGACACCGACGTGCTCTACAGCCTCAAGCAGTGGATGAACAGCGACGACCGCGTGCTGGCCGACCTCTGCCGCCGGTTTATCAACCGCGACTTTTTGCGGGTTACGTTTTTGGAGCGGCCGCCGACCGATGCCGAACTCAGTACCTGGCGCCAAGCCGTGGCGCGCTGGCTTGTAGCCACCGAGCGCGCGCCCGCAAGTACCGCGGGCCACGATGCCACCTTTTATGTGCGCACCGGCCACTCCGACCACACCTCCTACGCCGCCACCTCGCGCGACGGCATCCGCATCATTGAGCGCGACGGCACCGTGCGCGAACTCTCCGAAACCACCGACACGCCCATGGTGGCGAGCTTTACCGATCCCGTCGTTAAGCCGTACGTGTGCGCGCCCAAGTCCGTAGCGCTCGATCTTCCGTCGGCCGCGTAG
- a CDS encoding YbbR-like domain-containing protein gives MAVCFSIAVVLWLATTLQETKTITLELPTRVVNIPAGEALVRRPPARVEVRLRGEGLQLLALSVTPPTVTLSAARPTTDVRERLLLTQRSDVTVESVRPRTIEIPTAPRIQRRLAIVPRVTFRLPAAYELIAPPKLSPDSVQVSGAAPVVRSFSAWPTQQVTVRDVRDSTTVRLPLADTLSYLVTRSIDAVQMHVRAGRFAEATRTLPVRVTGVPTNRDLVALDPSTIRVRYRVLFEQLFASQRTDDFYATVSYNQIRSDTTGRVAPRLHIPSDLMIRNATPIPSTLRYYTLVPNN, from the coding sequence TTGGCGGTTTGCTTTTCGATTGCGGTGGTGCTGTGGCTGGCCACAACGCTGCAGGAAACGAAGACCATTACCCTAGAGCTGCCCACCCGCGTGGTAAACATTCCGGCGGGCGAGGCCCTGGTACGCCGCCCGCCGGCCCGCGTGGAGGTGCGCCTGCGAGGCGAGGGGTTGCAACTGCTGGCCCTTTCGGTTACGCCGCCGACGGTCACGCTGAGTGCGGCACGGCCCACCACCGACGTGCGCGAGCGCCTGTTGCTCACCCAGCGCTCGGATGTGACCGTGGAGAGCGTGCGCCCACGCACCATCGAGATTCCCACCGCGCCCCGCATTCAGCGCCGCCTGGCCATCGTGCCGCGCGTTACCTTTCGCCTGCCCGCGGCCTACGAGCTGATCGCCCCGCCCAAGCTATCGCCCGATTCGGTGCAAGTGAGCGGCGCCGCCCCCGTCGTGCGCTCGTTTTCGGCGTGGCCCACCCAACAGGTGACCGTGCGCGACGTGCGCGACTCAACCACCGTCCGCCTCCCCCTGGCCGACACGCTCTCGTACCTTGTCACCCGTAGCATCGATGCGGTGCAGATGCATGTGCGCGCCGGGCGGTTTGCCGAGGCCACCCGCACGCTGCCGGTGCGTGTAACGGGCGTGCCCACCAACCGCGACCTTGTGGCCCTCGACCCCTCCACCATCCGCGTGCGCTACCGCGTGTTGTTCGAGCAGCTGTTTGCCTCGCAGCGCACCGACGACTTCTATGCAACCGTATCGTACAACCAGATCCGCTCCGATACCACCGGCCGCGTTGCCCCGCGCCTGCACATCCCGTCCGACCTCATGATTCGCAACGCGACGCCCATCCCTTCCACCCTCCGCTACTACACCCTGGTGCCCAACAACTGA
- a CDS encoding ABC transporter ATP-binding protein, whose amino-acid sequence MNGPLARLNHYFWEYKHLFVPGLLCTMISAGFEITVPMVVREAIDSIPRVVTIHHGFAGTPVQAALYGYFFNALLGFAGAIVALTLVSGLFKFLMRQTVVVASRHIEFDLRSRLYEHLQRLSMDFYQEYATGDVITRATDDIEKVRRYIGPAIMYVTRSLVMVLVAVSVMLVISPRLTLYALLPMPLLAVSVFFLARMVHSRSDALQEQYSNLTSRVQEALSGIRVLKAYTREPAEAEAFANESQRYKTRNLDLALVESAWRPVFLMLVGFSTIIVVWMGGRMVAQGAITVGNIAEYILYVNRMTWPVASLGFVITMIQRASASVDRLHRILDREPAIADGPATDDSITSLDGALAFDDVSFRYAEDEAPALRGVSFSLPADGTLAVVGRTGSGKSTLVRMIPRLLDPTEGTVRVDGHDVRSIPLNVLREHVGYVPQDVFLFSDTVAHNIAFGAHEASQEAIEAAAAEADLIDNIADFPEGFETHVGERGITLSGGQKQRTSIARALIRDPRILIFDDALSAVDTETERNILDALRARQGNHTLVIVSHRLSAAQNADLILVMDKGRIAERGTHAALLAEEGLYADLYRKQQLEEEIASLG is encoded by the coding sequence ATGAACGGCCCTCTTGCCCGGCTGAACCACTACTTTTGGGAGTACAAGCACCTGTTTGTGCCGGGACTCTTGTGCACCATGATCTCGGCCGGCTTTGAAATTACTGTGCCCATGGTGGTGCGTGAGGCCATCGATAGCATCCCGCGGGTCGTTACCATTCACCACGGCTTTGCGGGCACGCCCGTGCAGGCTGCGCTCTACGGCTACTTCTTCAACGCCCTCCTCGGGTTTGCCGGCGCTATCGTGGCGCTCACGTTGGTAAGTGGGCTCTTCAAGTTCCTGATGCGCCAGACGGTGGTGGTGGCTTCGCGGCACATCGAGTTCGACCTGCGCTCGCGGCTGTACGAGCATCTGCAGCGCCTCTCGATGGACTTCTACCAGGAGTATGCAACCGGCGACGTCATTACGCGGGCCACGGATGACATCGAGAAGGTGCGCCGCTACATTGGGCCGGCCATCATGTACGTGACGCGCTCGCTGGTGATGGTGCTGGTGGCGGTGTCGGTAATGCTTGTCATTTCGCCGCGGCTTACGCTGTACGCGCTCCTCCCGATGCCGCTGTTGGCTGTTAGCGTGTTCTTTTTGGCGCGCATGGTGCACAGCCGGAGCGACGCGCTGCAGGAGCAGTACTCGAACCTCACAAGCCGCGTGCAAGAGGCCCTTTCAGGCATTCGCGTGCTCAAGGCGTACACCCGCGAGCCGGCCGAGGCGGAGGCCTTTGCCAACGAGAGCCAGCGCTACAAAACGCGTAACCTCGACCTCGCGCTTGTGGAGTCGGCGTGGCGCCCAGTGTTTCTGATGCTGGTGGGCTTTTCCACCATCATCGTGGTGTGGATGGGCGGACGCATGGTGGCGCAGGGCGCCATCACCGTTGGCAACATTGCCGAGTACATCCTCTACGTCAACCGCATGACGTGGCCGGTGGCGTCGCTGGGCTTCGTCATCACGATGATTCAGCGGGCGTCGGCGTCGGTGGACCGGCTGCATCGCATCCTCGACCGCGAACCGGCCATTGCCGATGGGCCCGCGACGGACGATTCCATCACGTCGCTGGACGGCGCACTGGCGTTCGACGACGTGTCGTTTCGGTATGCCGAGGACGAGGCACCGGCGCTGCGCGGCGTCAGCTTCTCCTTGCCGGCCGATGGCACGCTGGCCGTGGTGGGCCGCACGGGCTCGGGCAAGAGCACGCTGGTACGCATGATTCCGCGCCTGCTCGACCCTACCGAGGGCACGGTGCGCGTTGACGGGCACGACGTGCGCTCCATTCCCCTCAACGTGCTCCGCGAGCATGTGGGCTACGTGCCGCAAGATGTCTTTTTGTTCAGCGATACGGTGGCGCACAACATCGCTTTTGGGGCGCACGAGGCCTCGCAGGAAGCCATTGAGGCCGCCGCGGCGGAGGCGGATCTGATCGACAACATCGCCGACTTTCCGGAAGGCTTTGAGACCCACGTGGGCGAGCGCGGCATTACGCTTTCGGGCGGGCAGAAGCAGCGCACCTCCATTGCCCGCGCGCTCATTCGTGACCCCCGTATCCTGATCTTTGACGATGCCCTCTCGGCGGTCGATACGGAGACGGAGCGCAACATTCTTGATGCGCTGCGCGCACGGCAGGGCAACCACACACTCGTCATCGTCAGCCATCGGCTGTCGGCCGCGCAAAACGCCGACTTGATTTTGGTGATGGACAAAGGCCGCATCGCCGAGCGCGGCACCCACGCAGCGCTGCTTGCGGAGGAGGGGCTCTACGCCGACCTCTACCGCAAGCAGCAGCTGGAAGAGGAGATTGCTTCGTTGGGGTAA
- a CDS encoding site-2 protease family protein: MKKSLKIGSAAGIGIYLHWSFLILLIGLGGYYVWQTGSVAAAAQGIGLILAVFGCVILHELGHALTARRFEVPTRNITLYPIGGVAQLERIPEEPMYEFWIAIAGPAVNIVIAAVLAVGLLIAGAPLMPTITGPVPPIASALLWMNIVLAGFNLLPAFPMDGGRVLRSLLALKKDYAEATQIASNVGQGMAILFGLFGLINFNPILLFIAFFVYVGAQQEAQQAMFRTLTDGTPVRRAMMTRFATLRPDATLGDAVDELLAGADHDFPIVDDAGRVVGILQRKKLIEALNTHDREAPVRTVMDDECLTVTPQDMLNEAFQHMQQADCSTVPVVDGSGELVGLLTLENVGELMMVSSAEGTRDAQALRSAAQQALDDDAPAVPQK, encoded by the coding sequence ATGAAGAAATCCCTCAAGATTGGATCGGCGGCTGGTATTGGCATTTACCTGCACTGGTCGTTTCTCATTCTGCTCATTGGGTTGGGCGGCTACTACGTGTGGCAAACCGGCAGCGTGGCGGCTGCGGCCCAAGGCATTGGGCTCATCCTGGCCGTGTTTGGGTGCGTCATTCTGCATGAGCTGGGCCACGCCCTTACCGCGCGTCGCTTCGAGGTGCCCACGCGCAACATCACCCTCTACCCTATCGGCGGGGTGGCGCAGCTGGAGCGCATTCCCGAAGAGCCGATGTACGAGTTTTGGATTGCCATCGCCGGGCCCGCGGTAAACATCGTCATCGCGGCTGTGCTGGCCGTGGGGCTGCTCATTGCCGGCGCGCCGCTGATGCCCACCATCACCGGTCCGGTGCCGCCCATCGCAAGCGCGCTGCTGTGGATGAACATCGTCCTGGCCGGGTTTAACCTGCTGCCGGCGTTTCCTATGGACGGCGGCCGCGTGCTGCGGTCGCTGCTGGCGCTCAAAAAGGATTACGCCGAAGCCACGCAAATCGCCTCGAACGTGGGGCAGGGCATGGCCATCCTCTTCGGGCTCTTTGGCCTCATCAACTTCAATCCCATCCTGCTCTTCATCGCATTCTTCGTGTACGTCGGCGCGCAGCAAGAAGCCCAGCAGGCCATGTTTCGTACGCTTACGGACGGAACGCCGGTGCGCCGCGCCATGATGACGCGCTTCGCAACGCTCCGGCCCGATGCTACCTTGGGCGACGCCGTCGACGAGCTGTTGGCCGGCGCCGATCACGACTTTCCCATCGTGGATGACGCGGGCCGCGTGGTGGGCATCTTGCAGCGCAAAAAGCTCATCGAGGCGCTTAACACCCACGACCGCGAGGCCCCGGTGCGCACGGTGATGGATGACGAGTGCCTCACGGTTACGCCGCAGGATATGCTCAACGAGGCGTTCCAGCACATGCAGCAGGCCGACTGCTCGACCGTTCCGGTGGTGGACGGCAGCGGTGAGCTTGTGGGCCTGTTGACGCTTGAAAACGTGGGCGAGCTCATGATGGTGTCGTCGGCTGAGGGTACCCGCGACGCGCAGGCGCTACGTAGCGCTGCGCAGCAGGCCCTGGATGATGACGCGCCCGCCGTTCCCCAAAAATGA
- the pyk gene encoding pyruvate kinase, which produces MSRRTKIVCTLGPASNDADTIQEMVRAGMDVARMNFSHGSHEEHEARIKHVREAAEAEGRVVPILQDLQGPKIRVGPIRDGEVTIAAGDELVITTEPMDEGTAERIYVDYETLPEDADVGGRILLDDGLLELEITEIHDTEVVTTVIEGGPLRSRKGVNLPHIRTSTPALTEKDLEDLAFGLSMNVDIIALSFVRTPSDVQALRDRIDQAGKNVSIVAKIEKPEAVNNIAGILDVVDGIMVARGDLGIEMPMEKVPSTQKMLIRESMSTAHPVITATQMLESMIDNPRPTRAEASDVANAVLDGSDAVMLSGETAVGVDPVRVVEAMDQIIREAEQHWTQYRQTLAQRPEDLERNESVTASVSFTACRLAEQVGAEAVCCLTNSGATARNIARHRPSMPIYAFTDDEHVVGQLGMLWGTASFYIPFQQDTDRGIARVHSVLIENNLVDPGDLVVITAGMPLPARGRTNMVHVSRVE; this is translated from the coding sequence ATGAGCCGACGCACCAAAATCGTTTGTACCCTGGGCCCCGCCTCGAACGACGCCGATACCATCCAGGAGATGGTGCGCGCCGGGATGGACGTGGCGCGCATGAACTTCTCGCACGGCTCGCACGAGGAGCACGAGGCGCGCATCAAGCATGTGCGCGAAGCTGCCGAAGCCGAGGGCCGCGTGGTGCCGATTTTGCAAGACCTGCAGGGGCCTAAAATTCGCGTTGGACCCATCAGGGATGGTGAGGTCACGATTGCGGCTGGCGACGAGCTGGTCATCACCACCGAGCCGATGGACGAAGGCACCGCCGAGCGCATCTACGTGGACTACGAGACGCTGCCCGAAGATGCCGATGTGGGCGGGCGCATTCTGCTCGACGATGGCCTGCTTGAACTGGAAATTACGGAGATCCACGACACCGAGGTCGTCACCACGGTGATCGAGGGCGGGCCGCTGCGGTCACGCAAGGGCGTTAACCTGCCGCACATTCGCACCTCAACGCCCGCGCTCACCGAAAAGGATCTGGAGGATCTGGCTTTTGGGCTGTCGATGAATGTCGACATCATCGCGCTTTCGTTTGTGCGCACCCCTTCAGATGTGCAGGCGCTGCGCGATCGCATCGATCAGGCCGGGAAAAATGTGAGCATCGTCGCCAAGATTGAAAAGCCCGAGGCAGTGAACAACATTGCGGGCATCCTGGACGTGGTGGACGGCATTATGGTAGCGCGGGGCGACCTGGGCATCGAGATGCCCATGGAAAAGGTCCCCTCGACGCAGAAGATGCTGATCCGCGAGAGCATGTCTACCGCCCACCCGGTCATAACCGCCACGCAGATGCTGGAGAGCATGATCGACAATCCGCGGCCCACCCGCGCCGAGGCCAGCGACGTGGCCAACGCGGTGCTCGACGGCAGCGACGCCGTGATGCTCTCCGGGGAGACCGCCGTGGGCGTCGATCCGGTACGCGTGGTGGAGGCGATGGACCAGATCATCCGCGAGGCCGAGCAGCACTGGACGCAGTACCGGCAGACGCTGGCGCAGCGGCCGGAGGATTTGGAGCGGAATGAAAGCGTGACGGCGTCGGTGAGCTTTACAGCCTGCCGCCTCGCTGAGCAAGTGGGCGCCGAGGCGGTGTGCTGCCTCACCAACTCCGGTGCTACGGCCCGCAACATCGCGCGCCACCGGCCCAGCATGCCCATCTACGCCTTTACCGACGACGAGCACGTGGTAGGGCAACTGGGCATGCTGTGGGGAACAGCGTCCTTTTACATTCCCTTTCAGCAAGACACCGATCGAGGCATTGCGCGCGTGCACAGCGTCCTGATCGAAAACAACCTCGTCGACCCGGGCGACCTCGTCGTTATCACGGCGGGCATGCCGCTGCCGGCCCGCGGGCGCACCAACATGGTTCATGTAAGTCGTGTCGAGTAG